One genomic window of Medicago truncatula cultivar Jemalong A17 chromosome 1, MtrunA17r5.0-ANR, whole genome shotgun sequence includes the following:
- the LOC112418628 gene encoding uncharacterized protein encodes MLVDRGGLWYRVLVVRYGELGGRLGAGEFHCWWSEVSRLRVRDGDGGSGWFEDQVRRVDDGADTSFWSDRWLGEVPLCVRLSRLFELTENKTMYVADLLSVDSERWGEVWRWRRRLWQWEEGLLEECRALLLDVSLNPNVVDSWVWLPDPSSGYIVRGAYSLLVSQVPLKVSVFAWRLLRDRLSTRTNLISRRVLSPDMSSCVAGCGHPESAQHLFLLCDTFGSLWHLVRDWIGCYGVDADNIFDHFLQFTHLTGGGVLLDVLLCN; translated from the exons ATGTTGGTAGACAGAGGTGGGTTGTGGTATAGGGTTTTAGTTGTCAGGTATGGCGAGTTAGGTGGCAGGTTGGGGGCCGGAGAGTTTCATTGTTGGTGGTCGGAGGTGAGTCGTCTTAGGGTGAGGGATGGAGATGGTGGTAGCGGCTGGTTTGAGGATCAGGTGAGGAGAGTTGATGATGGGGCTGATACTTCGTTTTGGTCTGATAGGTGGTTAGGGGAGGTTCCTCTTTGTGTGAGACTTAGTCGGTTGTTTGAGTTAACAGAGAATAAGACTATGTATGTGGCAGACTTGCTCTCTGTTGATTCGGAGCGGTGGGGGGAAGTGTGGAGGTGGAGACGTAGGTTATGGCAGTGGGAGGAGGGGTTgctagaggagtgtagggctttaCTTCTTGATGTTTCCTTGAATCCTAATGTTGTAGATAGTTGGGTGTGGCTTCCAGACCCATCTAGTGGATACATAGTTCGAGGTGCATATAGTTTGTTAGTCTCTCAG GTTCCCTTGAAGGTTTCCGTTTTTGCGTGGAGGCTCCTTCGTGACCGTTTATCGacaaggacgaatttgatttCTAGACGGGTGCTATCGCCTGACATGTCCTCGTGCGTTGCTGGTTGTGGTCATCCTGAATCGGCACAACACCTTTTTTTATTGTGTGATACCTTTGGTTCGCTGTGGCATTTGGTGCGAGATTGGATTGGATGCTATGGGGTGGACGCAGATAATATTTTCGATCATTTTTTACAGTTCACTCATTTGACAGGTGGTGGTGTTCTGCTAGACGTTCTTTTATGCAACTAA